The Dioscorea cayenensis subsp. rotundata cultivar TDr96_F1 chromosome 7, TDr96_F1_v2_PseudoChromosome.rev07_lg8_w22 25.fasta, whole genome shotgun sequence genome includes a region encoding these proteins:
- the LOC120265121 gene encoding histone acetyltransferase GCN5-like, translated as MGGSCFVKTGEAGWTSDQWGHSRFKATNSSAESVAYRQQLNTFMRGLLKMMNEHLDSWPFKEPVDPRDVPDYYDIIKDPMDLRTMSKRLESELYYVTFEMFVADVKRMFANARTYNSPETIYYKCATRLENYFSNKVQAHLQASSKIA; from the exons atggGAGGCAGTTGCTTTGTGAAAACAGGAGAGGCTGGTTGGACTTCAGACCAATGGGGCCACTCACGCTTCAAGGCGACCAATTCTTCTGCAGAAAGTGTTGCTTACCGTCAACAACTGAACACCTTCATGCGAGGGCTCCTAAAG ATGATGAATGAGCATCTTGACTCTTGGCCATTTAAGGAACCCGTTGATCCACGTGATGTGCCAGACTACTATGACATCATTAAAGATCCCATGG ATCTAAGAACGATGTCAAAGAGACTCGAGTCTGAGCTGTACTATGTTACTTTCGAGATGTTTGTAGCAGATGTGAAGAGAATGTTTGCAAATGCACGCACCTACAACTCCCCTGAGACTATCTATTACAAATGTGCAACCCG GCTTGAAAACTATTTCTCAAACAAGGTGCAGGCTCATCTCCAGGCCTCTAGCAAGATTGCTTGA